In Scomber japonicus isolate fScoJap1 chromosome 7, fScoJap1.pri, whole genome shotgun sequence, one genomic interval encodes:
- the mysm1 gene encoding histone H2A deubiquitinase MYSM1 — protein MEDEVDVDIEGDEFDTSVSELDGAGLVQEQFVQSAWKSSAGILPWELDSSISAENREVIERMLLEEQYYLTGEEIPKHIWHSDDNKPKVKKSPAKTSSSSSSSRWSKQEKDLFEEGLAQFGRRWTKISKLVGSRTVLQVKSYARQYFKHKTESEPEAAAPSTVTELHMHPPQPTSSHAPTLSNTVRIEKLSDDEDEDVDITDDLSDDGEADNKPQTELCKADQPTDPEIQTGSPTQEQGDAGQTESGEKPGHSSLSPQSPQPASSLPDSEEPAVTELEKKGQQTVSPLPINTHRTDEQESQSCRSESSTQTTHQLEEACSDGTDPSDKAEENLSDRPEEDQDEEEEEEEEEEELKVPEQEIEMDMETITEEEKQAIPEFFEGRPSKTPERYLKIRNYILDQWLKSKPKYLNKTSVRPGLKNCGDVNCIGRIHTYLELIGAINFNCEQAVYNRPKVVDRSKHKEGKDVLEAYQLAQRLQSMRTRKRRVRDIWGNWRDAKDLEGQTYEHLSAEELALRREEMKKQPKPCKIPRYRGSFDPFQLIPCRYFGEDVQEPFQVIVCAETLLIMDMHAHVSRGEVIGLLGGTFNEKERVLKICAAEPCNSVSTGLQCEMDSVSQTQACDVLSSLGFSVVGWYHSHPTFHPNPSVRDINTQDQFQSYFSRGGAPFIGMIVSPYDPANPSPHSQTTCLLVKESQEPSGPQKLPYRFDFLSSQDIPDWEQTLRRALWIIHKYSQTPGSVQMNRFFRKDSHLTCLEKMLSSLAKYLEHLPEEEGDSFLTQIQALFHSDFIAKQEASDQEEDEALPVDSDNLTFDHLISQEQPLGGGGDSASNSNVQPTTSETDSSTLLHMGSVLSTEHDYLL, from the exons ATGGAGGACGAGGTGGATGTAGATATCGAGGGAGACGAGTTTGACACCAGTGTTAG tGAGCTGGATGGAGCAGGTTTAGTTCAGGAGCAGTTCGTGCAGTCTGCGTGGAAGAGCAGCGCCGGGATCCTG ccaTGGGAGTTGGACAGCTCCATCAGCGCAGAGAACAGGGAGGTGATAGAGAGGATGCTGCTGGAGGAACA ATACTATCTGACAGGTGAGGAGATTCCCAAACATATTTGGCACAGTGATGACAACAAGCCCAAAGTGAAGAA GTCTCCAGCCAAGACATCATcctcaagttcttcctctcgttGGTCCAAACAAGAGAAAGACTTGTTCGAGGAGGGTCTG gctCAGTTTGGTCGAAGATGGACAAAAATTTCCAAGCTGGTGGGCAGTCGTACTGTTCTTCAAGTCAAGAGCTATGCCAGACAGTATTTTAAACACAAG ACTGAATCTGAACCCGAAGCTGCAGCTCCCTCTACAGTCACTGAGCTGCACATGCACCCTCCTCAGCCCACCTCCAGTCATGCACCCACTCTCTCAAACACTGTGCGTATAGAGAAGCTTTCTGATGATGAAGACGAGGACGTAGACATCACAGATGACCTCAGTGATGACGGAGAGGCAGACAACAAACCGCAAACTGAGCTCTGTAAAGCAGATCAGCCAACAGACCCCGAGATCCAGACTGGCAGTCCCACACAAGAGCAGGGAGATGCAGGTCAGACTGAGTCAGGGGAAAAACCCGGCCACAGCTCTTTGTCTCCACAAAGTCCTCAGCCTGCATCTTCACTTCCTGACTCAGAGGAGCCTGCTGTGACTGAGTTAGAGAAGAAAGGCCAGCAGACTGTATCACCTCTTCCAATAAACACTCACAGGACTGATGAGCAGGAGAGCCAGAGCTGCCGGTCTGAGAGCTCCACACAGACGACACATCAGCTGGAAGAGGCCTGTAGCGACGGCACAG ATCCTTCTGATAAAGCTGAGGAGAATCTAAGTGACAGACCAGAAGAAGAccaggatgaagaggaagaggaggaggaagaagaggaggagcttAAAGTCCCTGAGCAGGAAATAGAGATGGACATGGAGACaatcacagaggaggagaaacaagCCATCCCAGAGTTCTTTGAAGGACGACCATCCAAAACCCCTGAAAGATATCTAAAGATCAGAAACTACATCCTGGATCAATG GTTGAAGAGCAAACCCAAGTACCTGAACAAGACATCGGTGCGCCCCGGGCTCAAGAACTGTGGTGACGTCAACTGCATTGGCAGAATACACACCTACCTGGAACTGATCGGAGCCATCAATTTCAACTGTG AACAAGCAGTGTATAACCGGCCAAAGGTGGTGGACCGCTCCAAGCACAAAGAGGGCAAAGATGTACTTGAGGCCTATCAGCTGGCACAAAGGCTGCAGAGCATG CGGACCCGGAAGCGTCGTGTGCGGGACATCTGGGGAAACTGGCGTGATGCTAAAGACTTAGAGGGACAGACATATGAG CATCTGAGTGCGGAGGAGCTCGCCCTgcggagagaggagatgaagaagcaGCCGAAACCATGCAAGATCCCCAGATACAGAGG ATCTTTTGATCCCTTCCAGCTGATCCCCTGCAGGTATTTTGGAGAGGACGTACAG GAACCGTTCCAGGTCATTGTGTGTGCAGAGACTCTTCTCATCATGGACAtg CATGCCCATGTGTCACGGGGGGAAGTTATCGGCCTGCTCGGTGGGACTTTCAACGAGAAGGAGAGAGTGTTAAAG ATCTGTGCGGCAGAGCCGTGTAACAGCGTGAGTACAGGTTTGCAGTGTGAGATGGACTCGGTGTCTCAGACCCAGGCTTGTGATGTGCTGTCATCCCTGGGCTTCAGTGTGGTGGGCTGGTACCACTCGCATCCCACCTTCCACCCTAACCCCTCAGTGCGGGATATTAACACGCAGGACCAGTTCCAGAGTTACTTCTCACGTGGCGGAGCCCCCTTCATTGGGATGATAGTGAGCCCGTACGACCCAGCAAATCCCTCCCCTCACTCTCAAACTACGTGCCTGTTGGTGAAAGAGAGCCAGGAGCCCTCGGGTCCACAGA AGCTGCCTTACAGATTTGACTTCCTGTCATCACAAGACATTCCAGACTGGGAACAAACATTAAGGAGAGCCCTGTGGATCATCCATAAATACTCTCAAACTCCTGG GAGTGTGCAGATGAACAGATTTTTCCGGAAGGACTCCCATCTCACCTGTTTGGAAAAG ATGCTGTCGTCTCTGGCCAAGTACCTGGAGCACCTGccggaggaggagggagactcCTTCCTCACTCAGATCCAGGCTCTTTTCCACTCAGACTTTATAGCCAAGCAGGAAGCATCTGACCAGGAAGAAGATGAGGCTTTACCTGTGGACTCAGATAACCTCACCTTTGACCACCTGATCAGTCAGGAGCAGCCCctggggggaggaggagactCAGCTTCAAATAGCAATGTACAGCCCACCACCTctgagacagacagcagcacattGTTACATATGGGCTCTGTGTTGTCAACTGAACATGACTATTTACTGTGA
- the oma1 gene encoding metalloendopeptidase OMA1, mitochondrial, with protein sequence MALLCVHVLKGSRLCSLSAHLTRNFQVSKQAGHRVRKTGWPVSSKSSSRNVYFGATPRLSSRGNGGAVCYKISPQMTFPPQSGPVLTQWGHHFHTSAPVRALPAAPLVWLVLKPLQKLFAIILGRSIRKWWVALPDNRRQLMREWAWQRRWRLAAIAGVAMVIVALLLLTHLDESPVTGRTRLLVFSRQNYMELAALTSEAYMEEFAELLVPETDPRHQVVERVVQHLAQRNKDIPEMSEVTWSVHVVQSPNTNAFVLPNGKVFMFTGMLDAVTDVHQLSIVLGHEMAHAILGHSAEQASLSHVVDLLSVVLLTAIWAICPRDSLALLGQWVQDKLTQFMFNRPYSRKLEAEADQVGLQLAAKACADVRAGPVFWQQMELRDQLSGEPTLPEWLSTHPSHRNRVTQLDRLIPQALELRENCVCPALPATDPRTVFSKSVRVLLEKANDQGRVGPGGSLKPLPRSPANLPAALLAQNILPSSPNVEQESKGPVSVSTSDKAVALPVLAEEQHGEQSIS encoded by the exons ATGGCTTTactttgtgttcatgttttaaaaggTAGTCGCTTGTGTTCCCTCTCTGCACATTTGACTCGAAACTTTCAGGTGAGCAAACAAGCTGGACACCGCGTGAGAAAGACCGGCTGGCCTGTATCCTCGAAGTCCAGCAGTCGTAATGTATACTTCGGAGCCACTCCACGTCTTTCAAGTCGTGGCAATGGTGGGGCAGTGTGTTACAAGATTAGTCCCCAAATGACCTTCCCCCCGCAGTCTGGCCCTGTCCTGACCCAATGGGGACACCATTTCCACACCTCAGCTCCAGTGAGGGCTctgcctgctgctcctctcgTGTGGCTAGTGCTCAAACCTCTGCAGAAACTCTTCGCTATAATACTGGGCAG GAGTATAAGGAAGTGGTGGGTGGCACTACCAGACAACCGCCGGCAGCTGATGCGCGAATGGGCCTGGCAGCGCCGCTGGCGTCTGGCAGCAATAGCaggtgttgccatggtgattgtAGCCCTCCTTCTCCTGACCCACCTGGATGAGTCCCCTGTGACTGGACGCACCCGCCTCCTGGTGTTCAGCAGACAGAACTACATGGAGTTGGCAGCTCTGACATCGGAGgcg TACATGGAGGAGTTTGCAGAGCTGTTGGTTCCAGAGACTGACCCTCGTCACCAGGTGGTGGAGCGGGTGGTGCAGCACCTGGCGCAAAGAAACAAGGACATCCCTGAAATGTCTGAGGTCACCTGGAGCGTCCATGTTGTCCAAAGCCCCAACACCAACGCCTTTGTCCTTCCA AACGGGAAAGTGTTCATGTTTACTGGGATGCTGGATGCTGTGACAGATGTTCACCAGCTCTCCATTGTCCTGGGACACGAGATGGCTCATGCAATACTGGGACACTCA GCAGAACAGGCCAGTCTGTCCCATGTCGTGGACCTCCTGTCCGTTGTGTTGCTGACAGCCATCTGGGCCATATGTCCTCGAGACAGCCTGGCACTTCTGGGACAGTGGGTGCAAGACAAGCTCACACAG TTCATGTTCAACCGTCCTTACAGCAGGAAACTGGAGGCTGAAGCAGACCAAGTTGGACTGCAGTTGGCTGCAAAG GCGTGTGCAGATGTGCGAGCGGGGCCTGTATTCTGGCAGCAAATGGAACTCAGAGACCAGTTGAGTGGAGAGCCCACCCTCCCCGAGTGGCTGTCCACACACCcatcacacagaaacagagttACTCAGCTGGACCGCCTCAtaccacag GCCCTGGAGTTGAGGGAGAACTGTGTCTGCCCTGCTCTACCTGCCACTGACCCACGTACTGTGTTCTCCAAGAGCGTCCGTGTGTTGCTGGAAAAGGCTAATGACCAGGGGAGAGTAGGGCCAGGGGGGTCACTCAAGCCCCTTCCCCGCAGCCCTGCCAACCTACCTGCTGCTCTGCTTGCCCAAAATATACTTCCTTCTTCTCCGAATGTGGAGCAAGAGAGCAAAGGTCCAGTCTCAGTCTCAACCTCAGACAAAGCTGTGGCGCTTCCTGTTCTTGCTGAGGAACAGCATGGGGAGCAGAGCATCAGCTGA